One genomic segment of Abditibacteriota bacterium includes these proteins:
- a CDS encoding YifB family Mg chelatase-like AAA ATPase — translation MLAKVFSAAVNGMEVTEVVVEIDCSPGMPEFKLVGLPDTAVRESIERVKASVRNSGYDFPPRRITVNLAPADIRKEGPSFDLPIAAAILVATGQVPPEALEDYLILGELALDGGLRGVSGVLPAVMNLCKTHKKVIVPMENAREAAIVEDAEIYGINTLTELVDILQGLPVSPCAPPDEWQNTLSAGEWDMDMSDIKGQEQAKRAMEVAAAGGHNIMLIGPPGSGKTMLAKRLVTILPPLTPEEALETTTVYSVSGHLLRGRSFVASRPFRAPHHTISAAGLAGGGTYPKPGEVSLAHNGVLFLDEFPEFGRETLEILRQPLEDKVVTISRANSRITYPASFMLVCAMNPCPCGYLGDSERDCRCSPGEINRYRHRLSGPLLDRIDMHIEMPRLSAGELMGRGSGETSAAVRQRVIRARERQLRRFAGSRVWSNSRMTPAMLQELSIDNEARNLLGEAVKRLRLSARAYDRILKMAMTLADLEEKDTICAAHIGEAVQYRSLDRKYF, via the coding sequence ATGCTGGCAAAGGTTTTTTCCGCCGCGGTAAACGGAATGGAGGTCACCGAGGTGGTCGTGGAGATCGACTGCTCTCCGGGTATGCCCGAGTTCAAGCTGGTGGGTCTGCCGGACACGGCTGTCAGAGAATCCATCGAGCGGGTCAAGGCTTCCGTCCGCAATTCGGGCTATGACTTCCCGCCCAGGCGGATCACCGTGAACCTGGCTCCCGCAGACATCCGCAAGGAAGGGCCTTCCTTCGATCTGCCCATAGCCGCCGCCATCCTGGTGGCCACGGGCCAGGTCCCTCCGGAAGCTCTGGAGGACTATCTGATCCTGGGCGAGCTGGCTCTGGACGGAGGCCTCCGAGGCGTGTCCGGAGTGCTGCCTGCGGTGATGAACCTCTGCAAGACCCACAAAAAAGTGATAGTCCCCATGGAAAACGCCAGAGAGGCAGCCATAGTGGAAGACGCCGAGATCTACGGCATCAACACTCTGACGGAGCTGGTGGACATACTTCAGGGCCTGCCCGTGAGCCCCTGCGCTCCTCCCGACGAATGGCAAAACACCCTGTCTGCCGGCGAGTGGGACATGGACATGAGCGACATCAAGGGCCAGGAGCAGGCCAAGCGGGCCATGGAGGTGGCCGCCGCCGGAGGGCACAACATCATGCTCATAGGGCCTCCGGGCAGCGGCAAGACCATGCTGGCAAAACGCCTGGTCACCATCCTGCCTCCCCTGACTCCCGAAGAGGCTCTGGAGACCACCACCGTCTATTCCGTCAGCGGCCATCTGCTGAGGGGCCGGTCCTTCGTGGCCAGCCGTCCCTTCCGGGCGCCCCACCACACCATATCGGCGGCAGGCTTGGCGGGCGGCGGCACCTATCCCAAGCCGGGAGAGGTGAGCCTGGCCCACAACGGGGTGCTGTTTCTGGACGAGTTCCCCGAGTTCGGCAGGGAGACCCTGGAGATACTCCGCCAGCCCCTGGAGGACAAGGTGGTGACCATATCCCGGGCCAACAGCCGCATCACCTATCCCGCCTCCTTCATGCTGGTCTGCGCCATGAACCCCTGCCCCTGCGGCTACCTGGGGGATTCCGAGCGGGACTGCCGGTGCTCGCCGGGTGAGATCAATCGATACAGACACAGGCTGTCCGGGCCTCTCCTGGACAGGATAGATATGCATATAGAGATGCCCCGCCTCTCCGCCGGAGAGCTGATGGGGAGGGGCAGCGGCGAGACCTCCGCCGCGGTGAGGCAGAGAGTCATCCGGGCCAGAGAGCGGCAGCTGCGCCGCTTTGCCGGCTCCAGGGTGTGGTCCAATTCCCGCATGACTCCCGCCATGCTGCAGGAGCTGTCCATAGACAACGAAGCCCGGAACCTGCTGGGCGAAGCCGTCAAGAGGCTGAGGCTCTCGGCCAGAGCCTACGACCGGATACTGAAGATGGCCATGACCCTGGCCGACCTGGAGGAAAAGGACACTATATGCGCCGCGCATATAGGCGAAGCGGTCCAGTACAGAAGCCTGGACAGAAAATATTTTTAG
- a CDS encoding histidine triad nucleotide-binding protein yields MTDCIFCQIASGAFGSLIYEDDTTAAFRDINPLARVHILIVPKEHIPCIDECGDMSLVAHMIEVARELARKEGISESGYRLMINCREDGGQTVMHLHLHLLGGEKICWGPA; encoded by the coding sequence ATGACAGACTGTATATTTTGCCAAATAGCCTCCGGAGCCTTCGGCTCCCTGATATACGAGGACGACACCACGGCGGCCTTCAGGGACATCAATCCCCTGGCCAGGGTGCACATCCTAATAGTGCCCAAGGAGCATATACCCTGCATAGACGAATGCGGCGATATGTCCCTGGTGGCCCATATGATAGAGGTGGCCAGGGAGCTGGCCCGCAAGGAGGGTATCAGCGAGAGCGGCTACCGCCTCATGATCAACTGCCGGGAGGACGGCGGTCAGACCGTGATGCATCTGCATCTGCACCTGCTGGGCGGCGAAAAGATCTGCTGGGGCCCCGCATAA
- a CDS encoding glycyl-radical enzyme activating protein codes for METTGRLFNIQKFSIHDGPGIRTTVFLKGCPLSCKWCHNPESISPEPSLAFYDFRCAGCGECVRVCPTGAMKPGAFDRSLCIACGKCAKVCAYGARELFGYEDTVENVMRTVMEDRIFYETSGGGMTISGGEPFYQPEFTLALLQAAKEQGLDTAVETNLFTSRAWPEAAAPLTDLFYVDVKLIDPDKHRRWCGAPNRVILENIAFLSGLGARIIFRTPLIPGVNDTEIAGIGEFVLSLPERHPVEILKYHRIGAGKYASLGMDYSLDAEPADPEPARETLRKMGVEVIGE; via the coding sequence GTGGAGACGACGGGCAGACTGTTTAATATACAAAAGTTTTCCATACACGACGGTCCGGGCATCAGGACCACCGTGTTTTTGAAGGGGTGCCCCCTTTCCTGCAAGTGGTGCCACAATCCCGAGTCCATCTCCCCGGAGCCTTCGCTGGCCTTTTATGACTTTCGCTGCGCCGGCTGCGGCGAGTGCGTCAGGGTGTGCCCCACCGGAGCCATGAAGCCCGGCGCCTTTGACAGGAGCCTCTGCATAGCCTGCGGCAAATGCGCCAAGGTGTGCGCCTACGGCGCCCGGGAGCTGTTTGGCTATGAGGACACGGTGGAAAACGTGATGCGGACCGTCATGGAGGACCGGATCTTTTATGAGACCTCCGGCGGCGGCATGACCATATCCGGGGGCGAGCCCTTCTATCAGCCGGAGTTTACCCTGGCCCTGCTGCAGGCGGCCAAAGAACAGGGCCTCGACACGGCGGTGGAGACCAATCTCTTCACCTCCCGGGCCTGGCCGGAGGCGGCAGCGCCCCTCACGGACCTGTTTTACGTGGACGTCAAGCTGATAGACCCCGACAAGCACCGCCGGTGGTGCGGCGCTCCCAACCGCGTCATACTGGAAAATATAGCCTTCCTCTCCGGGCTGGGAGCCCGCATCATATTCAGGACCCCCCTCATACCGGGAGTCAACGACACGGAGATCGCCGGGATAGGCGAGTTTGTCCTGAGCCTGCCGGAGCGGCACCCCGTGGAGATACTCAAATATCACAGGATCGGCGCCGGCAAATACGCGTCGCTGGGCATGGACTACAGCCTGGACGCGGAGCCGGCGGATCCGGAGCCCGCAAGGGAGACACTGAGAAAAATGGGCGTCGAGGTCATAGGTGAGTAG
- a CDS encoding ROK family protein, which yields MRNDKGQYVVGIDLGGTTVTSSVADREGNLLSEVELPSYSEKGVDVTTSQIAASVEGAIKEAGKAHEDIIACGMGAPGIHKADEGVVLWSPNFSGWDGANIYEPLRQKTGYEFYMGNDVNVASFGEYTYGAGKGAEIMVMFTLGTGVGSGLIVRGEAYRGMFASPELGHIIIESHGPRCGCGRYGCVEALCNRDAIINRAMQKVLSGRKSKLWEATDGKLMDITPRMIDQFAREKDIVCCETLSEVGYYMGIAVANTINSFDPSLIVIGGGIARSQILFDRIRETAMELAIDCLSEHCDIVTSQLGNKAGILGAAALAFKGVYA from the coding sequence ATGAGAAATGACAAAGGACAGTATGTAGTGGGCATAGACCTGGGAGGCACCACCGTCACCTCCTCGGTAGCGGACAGGGAAGGCAACCTGCTGAGCGAGGTGGAATTGCCCTCCTATTCCGAAAAGGGCGTGGACGTGACCACCTCACAGATAGCAGCCTCCGTGGAGGGAGCGATCAAAGAGGCGGGCAAGGCCCACGAGGATATCATAGCCTGCGGCATGGGAGCCCCGGGCATCCACAAGGCGGACGAGGGCGTGGTGCTCTGGTCCCCCAACTTCAGCGGCTGGGACGGAGCCAATATCTACGAGCCCCTGAGGCAAAAGACGGGCTATGAGTTTTATATGGGCAACGACGTGAACGTGGCCAGCTTCGGCGAATACACCTACGGCGCCGGCAAGGGCGCGGAGATCATGGTCATGTTTACCCTGGGCACCGGCGTGGGCAGCGGCCTCATCGTGAGAGGCGAGGCCTACAGGGGCATGTTTGCTTCGCCGGAGCTGGGGCACATCATCATCGAATCCCACGGCCCCCGCTGCGGCTGCGGCAGATACGGCTGCGTGGAGGCCCTCTGCAACCGGGACGCCATCATCAACAGGGCCATGCAAAAGGTGCTGTCCGGCCGCAAGAGCAAGCTGTGGGAGGCCACCGACGGCAAGCTGATGGATATCACCCCACGGATGATAGACCAGTTTGCCCGGGAAAAGGACATAGTCTGCTGCGAGACCCTCAGCGAAGTGGGCTACTATATGGGCATAGCCGTGGCCAACACCATCAACAGCTTTGACCCCTCCCTCATAGTCATAGGCGGCGGCATAGCCCGCAGCCAAATACTCTTTGACCGCATACGGGAGACCGCCATGGAGCTGGCCATCGACTGCCTCAGCGAGCACTGCGACATAGTGACCTCGCAGCTGGGCAACAAGGCGGGCATACTGGGCGCCGCCGCCCTGGCCTTCAAGGGAGTCTATGCGTAA
- a CDS encoding SGNH/GDSL hydrolase family protein translates to MAKNRRPPRILFLGNSFTYFHDLYKEVARLTGGETAQNVKGGAALAEQLNPETELGKNARLLLQQKWDYVVLQEQSSKPMTNREAFLDSAAGLCLLVREAGAKPVFYATWPYQKGSEKLASTGRSYTEMFVALTEAYHEAARQNDALIADVGTAFYNSQETLLEPDSFHPNKAGTALAAEIISGVIMKDRK, encoded by the coding sequence CTGGCCAAAAACCGCCGGCCACCCAGGATACTGTTTCTGGGCAACAGCTTCACCTATTTTCACGACCTCTACAAGGAGGTGGCCCGCCTGACCGGCGGAGAGACCGCCCAGAACGTGAAGGGCGGCGCGGCCCTGGCCGAACAGCTGAACCCGGAGACCGAGCTGGGCAAGAACGCCCGGCTCCTCCTGCAGCAAAAGTGGGACTACGTGGTGCTGCAGGAGCAGTCCTCCAAGCCCATGACCAACAGAGAGGCCTTTCTGGACTCGGCTGCCGGGCTGTGCCTGCTGGTCCGGGAGGCGGGCGCCAAGCCGGTGTTTTACGCCACCTGGCCCTACCAAAAGGGCTCCGAAAAGCTGGCCTCCACCGGCAGGAGCTACACGGAAATGTTTGTAGCCCTGACCGAAGCCTACCACGAAGCCGCCCGCCAAAATGACGCCCTCATAGCAGACGTGGGCACCGCCTTTTACAACTCGCAGGAAACGCTCCTCGAGCCGGACAGCTTTCACCCCAACAAGGCCGGCACAGCCCTGGCCGCCGAGATCATCTCCGGGGTGATAATGAAGGACCGGAAGTAG